The following proteins are encoded in a genomic region of Elgaria multicarinata webbii isolate HBS135686 ecotype San Diego chromosome 16, rElgMul1.1.pri, whole genome shotgun sequence:
- the LOC134409660 gene encoding zinc finger protein 883-like, translating into MPAIHTQSFLHGGDETASMQPDRNLVTLEEVAVYFSEEEWALLDPDQRALHRQTMEENCQIVASLEDDKWEMENEGKPEKGRCKKREEQKRRTEGNQKTRGKYPGSHSRAYNEVAVQEKIDKRNKKIKCCVCRKNFNYKSNLKVHFKIHIGEKPYKCLECGKSFSSRASVAYHRKTHTGEKPYKCLECGKSFSLSTSLISHQRIHTGEKPYKCLECGKSFRVSTSLTSHQRIHTGEKPYKCLECGKSFCVSIHLTYHQRTHTGEKPYKCLECGISFSLSTSLMYHQRTHTGDKPYKCLECGMNFHRSSDLASHQRTHTGEKPYKCMECGKSFSQNGHLTSHERIHTGEKPYKCLECGKSFSMSTNLIYHQRTHTAEKPYKCLECGKNFKTSTNLSKHQKTHTGEKPYKCLECGKSFSLSTRLTYHQKTHTGEKPYMCSECGKSFSLSTNLSKHERIHTGEKPYMCSECGKSFSLSTNLSKHQRIHTGEKPYTCSECGKSFNLSTNLSKHQRTHTGEKPYKCLECGKSYNLSTRLTYHQRTHTGEKPYKCLECGKSYSESTNLRKHQRIHTGEKPYKCLDCGKSFSQKSHLSSHKTIHTGEKPHKCLECGKSFSVSTNLRKHQRTHTGQKPLNHIWATHSPESACGSWPLSAWPSETPERPAPFSPPPS; encoded by the exons ATGCCAGCAATACATACTCAGTCGTTCCTTCATGGTGGAGATGAAACTGCTTCTATGCAACCAGATCGG AATCTGGTGACCCTTGAAGAGGTTGCTGTGTATTTCTCTGAAGAGGAATGGGCTCTGCTAGATCCTGACCAGAGAGCTCTGCATAGGCAAACCATGGAGGAGAACTGCCAAATTGTGGCCTCTCTCG AAGATGACAAGTGGGAAATGGAGAATGAAGGAAAACCAGAAAAAGGCAGATGTAAAAAGAGGGAAGAACAGAAAAGGAGAACtgaaggaaatcagaagacaagGGGCAAATACCCTGGTTCCCATAGCAGAGCTTACAATGAAGTCGCAGTCCAAGAAAAAatagataaaagaaataaaaagatcaAGTGCTGTGTATGTCGGAAAAATTTCAATTATAAATCAAATCTTAAAGTTCATTTCAAAATCCACataggagagaaaccatataaatgcctggagtgtgggaagagtttcagttcaAGGGCAAGTGTTGCATACCATCGGAAaactcatacaggggagaaaccatataagtgcttggagtgcgggaagagtttcagtttgAGCACAAGCCTAATTtctcatcagagaatccacacaggggagaaaccatataaatgtttggagtgtggaaagagctttcgtGTGAGCAcaagcctcacttctcatcaaagaattcacacaggggaaaagccatataaatgcttagagtgtggaaaaagcttttgTGTGAGCATACACCTCACTtaccatcaaagaactcacaccgGAGAAAAACCGTataagtgcttggagtgtgggattAGCTTCAGTTTGAGCACAAGCCTTATGtaccatcaaagaactcacactggggacaaaccatataaatgcttggaatgtggaaTGAACTTCCATAGGAGTTCTGACCTtgcttctcatcaaagaactcacacaggggagaaaccatataaatgcatggagtgtggaaaaagcttcagtcagaaTGGACACCTTACttcacatgaaagaattcacacaggggagaagccatataaatgcttggagtgtgggaagagcttcagtatGAGCACCAACCTCATataccatcaaagaactcacacagcaGAAAAGCCGTataagtgcttggagtgtggaaagaacttcaaaaCAAGCACAAACCTTAGTAAACATCAAaaaactcacactggggagaaaccatataaatgtttggagtgcggaaagagcttcagtttgaGCACAAGACTCACATATCATCAAAAaactcatacaggggagaaaccatatatgTGCTCGGAATGCGGAAAAAGTTTCAGTTTGAGCACAAACCTTAgtaaacatgaaagaattcacactggggagaaaccatatatgTGCTCGGAATGCGGAAAAAGTTTCAGTTTGAGCACAAACCTCagtaaacatcaaagaattcacactggggagaaaccatatacgTGCtcggaatgtggaaagagtttcaattTGAGCACAAACCTCAGtaaacatcaaagaacccacactggggagaaaccatacaaatgcttggaatgtggaaagagctataATTTGAGCACAAGGCTCACATACCATCAAaggacccacacgggggagaagccatacaaatgcttagaatgtggaaagagctataGTGAGAGCACAAACCTaagaaaacatcaaagaattcacacaggggagaaaccatataaatgtctggattgtggaaagagctttagtcaaAAATCACACCTTTCATCACACAAAacaattcacacaggagagaaaccacataaatgcctggagtgtgggaaaagctttagtGTGAGCACAAACCTGAGaaaacatcaaagaacccacacagggcaGAAACCATTGAATCACATATGGGCTACCCACAGCCCAGAGTCTGCATGTGGTTCTTGGCCACTCTCTGCGTGGCCATCAGAGACCCCGGAacgccctgcccccttttctccaCCACCCAGCTGA
- the RBPMS2 gene encoding RNA-binding protein with multiple splicing 2, with protein MSNLPKENEHSSNNLEEEVRTLFVSGLPVDIKPRELYLLFRPFKGYEGSLIKLTSKQPVGFVTFDSRSGAEAAKNALNGIRFDPENPQTLRLEFAKANTKMAKSKLMATPNPTNLHPALGAHFIARDPYDLTGAALIPASPEAWAPYPLYTTELTPAIPHAAFTYPAAAAAAAALHAQMRWYPPSEATQQGWKSRQFC; from the exons GTACGGACACTTTTTGTCAGTGGCCTTCCTGTGGATatcaagcccagagagctttaccTGCTTTTCCGGCCATTCAAG ggttATGAAGGATCGCTGATCAAACTAACATCAAAACAG CCGGTAGGCTTTGTTACCTTCGACAGCCGGTCTGGTGCGGAAGCTGCGAAGAATGCTTTGAAT GGCATCCGCTTTGACCCAGAGAATCCTCAGACGTTGCGGTTAGAGTTTGCTAAAGCCAACACCAAGATGGCAAAAAGCAAGCTGATGGCCACACCAAATCCCACCAACCTCCACCCTGCCCTAGGAGCGCACTTCATCGCACGGGACCCTT ATGACCTGACTGGAGCGGCCCtgatcccagcatctccagaggCCTGGGCTCCCTATCCACTCTACACCACGGAGTTAACCCCTGCAATCCCACATGCTGCTTTCACAtatcctgctgccgccgctgctgctgccgcccttcATGCTCAG ATGCGTTGGTATCCTCCCTCTGAAGCTACCCAACAAGGATGGAAGTCTCGTCAGTTCTGTTAG